A stretch of the Macaca mulatta isolate MMU2019108-1 chromosome 16, T2T-MMU8v2.0, whole genome shotgun sequence genome encodes the following:
- the WNK4 gene encoding serine/threonine-protein kinase WNK4 isoform X31 → MKPRVLQRWSRQILRGLHFLHSRVPPILHRDLKCDNVFITGPTGSVKIGDLGLATLKRASFAKSVIGTPEFMAPEMYEEKYDEAVDVYAFGMCMLEMATSEYPYSECQNAAQIYRKVTSGRKPNSFYKVKIPEVKEIIEGCIRTDKNERFTIQDLLAHAFFREERGVHVELAEEDDGEKPGLKLWLRMEDARRGGRPRDNQAIEFLFQLGRDAAEEVAQEMVALGLVCEADYQPVARAVRERVAAIQRKREKLRKARELEALPPEPGPPPATVPMAPGPPSAFPPEPEEPEADQHQPFLFRHASYSSTTSDCETDGYLSSSGFLDASDPALQPPGGVPSSPAESHLCLPSAFALSIPRSGPGSDFSPGDSYASDAASGLSDVGEGMGQMRRHPGRNLRRRPRSRLRVTSVSDQNDRVVECQLQTHNSKMVTFRFDLDGDSPEEIAAAMVYNEFILPSEQDGFLRRIREIIQRVETLLKRDTGPMEAAEDTLSPQEEPAPLPALPIPLPDPSNAELQSSNSLEHRSWAAFSTSSSPGTPLSPGNPFSPGTPIFPGPIFPIASPPCHPSPSPFSPISSQVSSNPSPHPTSSPLPFSSSTPEFPVPLSQFPRSSLPMTSPPTFSPTCSQVTLSPPFFPPCPSTSSLPSTTAAPLLSLASAFSLAVMTVAQSLLSPSPGLLSQSPPAPPSPLPSLPLPPPLAPGGQESPSPHTAEVENEASPPPARPLPGEARLAPISEEGKPQLVGRFQVTSSKEPAEPLPLQPTSPTLSGSPKPSTPQLTSESSDTEDSAGAGPETREALAESDRAAEGLGAGVEEEGDDGKEPQVGGSPPPLSHPSPVWMNYSYNSLCLSSEESESSGEDEEFWAELQSLRQKHLSEVETLQTLQKKEIEDLYSRLGKQPPPGIVAPAAMLSSRQRRLSKGSFPTSRRNSLQRSEPPGPGIMRRNSLSGSSTGSQEQRASKGVTFAGDVGRMVRAGPREGEPRESGNGTWLQLRHPPTLEVSSSLFLFPPVNSEQKPCISPTPGPTMELVFSESDAFLTNTTEQGRSQH, encoded by the exons GGACCCCGGAATTCATGGCCCCCGAGATGTACGAGGAAAAGTACGATGAGGCCGTGGACGTGTACGCGTTCGGCATGTGCATGCTGGAGATGGCCACCTCTGAGTACCCGTACTCCGAGTGCCAGAATGCCGCGCAAATCTACCGCAAGGTCACTTCG GGCAGAAAGCCGAACAGCTTCTACAAGGTGAAGATACCCGAGGTGAAGGAGATCATTGAAGGCTGCATCCGCACGGATAAGAACGAGAG GTTCACCATCCAGGACCTCCTGGCCCACGCCTTCTTCCGCGAGGAGCGCGGTGTGCATGTGGAACTAGCGGAGGAGGACGACGGCGAGAAGCCGGGCCTCAAGCTCTGGTTGCGCATGGAGGACGCGCGGCGTGGGGGGCGCCCACGGGACAACCAGGCTATCGAGTTCCTGTTCCAACTGGGCCGGGACGCGGCCGAGGAGGTGGCACAGGAGATG GTAGCTCTGGGCTTGGTCTGTGAAGCCGATTACCAGCCAGTGGCCCGTGCAGTACGTGAACGGGTTGCCGCCATCCAGCGAAAGCGTGAGAAGCTGCGTAAAGCAAGGGAATTGGAGGCACTCCCACCAGAGCCAGGACCTCCACCAGCAACTGTGCCCATGGCTCCCGGTCCCCCCAGTGCTTTCCCCCCTGAACCTGAGGAGCCAGAGGCAGACCAGCACCAGCCCTTCCTTTTCCGCCACGCCAGCTACTCATCTACCACCT CGGATTGCGAGACTGATGGCTACCTCAGCTCCTCCGGCTTCCTGGATGCCTCAGACCCTGCCCTTCAGCCCCCTGGGGGGGTGCCATCTAGCCCAGCTGAGTCCCATCTCTGCCTGCCCTCG GCTTTTGCCCTATCCATTCCACGTTCTGGCCCTGGAAGTGACTTTTCCCCTGGGGACAG CTATGCCTCAGATGCAGCTTCAGGCCTTAGCGATGTGGGAGAAGGGATGGGACAAATGAGGAGACACCCAGGGAGGAATCTCCGGCGCAGACCCCGATCCCGGCTGCGGGTCACTAGT GTCTCAGACCAGAATGACAGAGTGGTTGAGTGCCAGCTACAGACCCATAACAGCAAGATGGTGACCTTCCGATTTGATCTGGATGGGGACAGCCCGGAAGAGATTGCAGCTGCCATG GTGTATAACGAGTTCATTCTGCCCTCGGAGCAAGATGGATTTCTCAGACGGATTCGGGAGATTATCCAGCGAGTGGAGACCCTGTTGAAGAGAGACACTGGCCCCATGGAGGCTGCTGAAGACACCCTAAGCCCCCAG GAGGAGCCAGCACCATTACCTGCCCTGCCCATCCCCCTCCCAGACCCATCCAATG CAGAGCTCCAGAGCAGCAACTCCCTGGAGCACAGGAGCTGGGCAGCCTTCTCCACCTCATCTTCTCCTGGAACTCCTTTGTCTCCTGGAAACCCATTTTCCCCTGGAACCCCCATTTTCCCAGGTCCCATCTTCCCCATCGCTTCTCCCCCATGTCATCCTAGCCCTTCCCCATTCTCCCCCATTTCTTCCCAGGTCTCCTCAAATCCCTCTCCACACCCCACCAGCTCTCCACTTCCATTCTCCTCCAGCACACCTGAGTTTCCAGTCCCACTCTCTCAGTTTCCCCGGAGTTCTCTCCCCATGACTTCTCCACCTACATTCTCTCCCACTTGTTCTCAGGTCACTCTTAGTCCCCCTTTCTTTCCTCCATGCCCCTCcacttcttccctcccctccaccacagcagcccctctcctctctctggctAGTGCATTCTCACTGGCTGTGATGACTGTGGCCCAGTCCCTGCTGTCCCCCTCACCCGGGCTCCTTTCCCAATCTCCTCCAGCCCCTCCTAGTCCCCTCCCTAGCCTGCCGCTTCCCCCTCCCCTTGCTCCTGGTGGCCAGGAGAGTCCTTCACCCCACACAGCTGAGGTGGAGAATGAG GCCTCGCCACCTCCTGCTCGGCCTCTCCCAGGGGAAGCCAGGCTGGCGCCCATCTCTGAAG AGGGAAAGCCGCAGCTTGTTGGGCGTTTCCAAGTGACTTCATCCAAGGAACCAGCTGAGCCTCTTCCCCTGCAGCCAACATCCCCCACTCTCTCCGGTTCTCCGAAACCTTCAACCCCTCAGCTTACTTCAGAGAGCTCAGACACAGAGGACAGTGCTGGAGCCGGGCCAGAGACCAGGGAAGCTCTGGCTGAGAGCGACCGTGCAGCTGAGGGTCTGGGGGCTGGAGTTGAGGAGGAAGGAGATGATGGGAAGGAACCCCAAGTTGGGGGCAGCCCCCCACCCCTGAGCCATCCCAGCCCAGTGTGGATGAACTACTCCTACAACAGCCTGTGTCTGAGCAGCGAGGAGTCGGAAAGCAGTGGGGAAGATGAGGAGTTCTGGGCTGAGCTGCAGAGTCTTCGGCAGAA GCACTTGTCAGAGGTGGAAACACTACAGAcactacagaaaaaagaaattgaagatttGTACAGCCGGCTGGGGAAGCAGCCCCCACCGGGTATTGTGGCCCCAGCTGCTATGCTGTCCAGCCGCCAGCGCCGCCTCTCCAAGGGCAGCTTCCCCACCTCCCGCCGCAACAGCCTACAGCGCTCTGAGCCCCCAGGCCCTG GCATCATGCGAAGGAACTCCCTGAGTGGCAGCAGCACCGGCTCCCAGGAGCAGCGGGCAAGCAAGGGGGTGACATTCGCCGGGGATGTTGGCAGGATGGTGAGGGCGGGCCCAAGGGAGGGGGAGCCCAGGGAATCAGGGAATGGTACCTGGCTGCAGCTtcgccatcctcccaccttggaggTTTCttcatcactttttcttttccctccagtGAATTCAGAACAGAAGCCATGTATCTCCCCCACACCAGGGCCCACCATGGAGCTTGTGTTCTCAGAATCTGATGCTTTTCTGACCAACACAACTGAGCAAGGAAGATCCCAGCACTGA
- the WNK4 gene encoding serine/threonine-protein kinase WNK4 isoform X32, producing MKPRVLQRWSRQILRGLHFLHSRVPPILHRDLKCDNVFITGPTGSVKIGDLGLATLKRASFAKSVIGTPEFMAPEMYEEKYDEAVDVYAFGMCMLEMATSEYPYSECQNAAQIYRKVTSGRKPNSFYKVKIPEVKEIIEGCIRTDKNERFTIQDLLAHAFFREERGVHVELAEEDDGEKPGLKLWLRMEDARRGGRPRDNQAIEFLFQLGRDAAEEVAQEMVALGLVCEADYQPVARAVRERVAAIQRKREKLRKARELEALPPEPGPPPATVPMAPGPPSAFPPEPEEPEADQHQPFLFRHASYSSTTSDCETDGYLSSSGFLDASDPALQPPGGVPSSPAESHLCLPSAFALSIPRSGPGSDFSPGDSYASDAASGLSDVGEGMGQMRRHPGRNLRRRPRSRLRVTSVSDQNDRVVECQLQTHNSKMVTFRFDLDGDSPEEIAAAMVYNEFILPSEQDGFLRRIREIIQRVETLLKRDTGPMEAAEDTLSPQEEPAPLPALPIPLPDPSNELQSSNSLEHRSWAAFSTSSSPGTPLSPGNPFSPGTPIFPGPIFPIASPPCHPSPSPFSPISSQVSSNPSPHPTSSPLPFSSSTPEFPVPLSQFPRSSLPMTSPPTFSPTCSQVTLSPPFFPPCPSTSSLPSTTAAPLLSLASAFSLAVMTVAQSLLSPSPGLLSQSPPAPPSPLPSLPLPPPLAPGGQESPSPHTAEVENEASPPPARPLPGEARLAPISEEGKPQLVGRFQVTSSKEPAEPLPLQPTSPTLSGSPKPSTPQLTSESSDTEDSAGAGPETREALAESDRAAEGLGAGVEEEGDDGKEPQVGGSPPPLSHPSPVWMNYSYNSLCLSSEESESSGEDEEFWAELQSLRQKHLSEVETLQTLQKKEIEDLYSRLGKQPPPGIVAPAAMLSSRQRRLSKGSFPTSRRNSLQRSEPPGPGIMRRNSLSGSSTGSQEQRASKGVTFAGDVGRMVRAGPREGEPRESGNGTWLQLRHPPTLEVSSSLFLFPPVNSEQKPCISPTPGPTMELVFSESDAFLTNTTEQGRSQH from the exons GGACCCCGGAATTCATGGCCCCCGAGATGTACGAGGAAAAGTACGATGAGGCCGTGGACGTGTACGCGTTCGGCATGTGCATGCTGGAGATGGCCACCTCTGAGTACCCGTACTCCGAGTGCCAGAATGCCGCGCAAATCTACCGCAAGGTCACTTCG GGCAGAAAGCCGAACAGCTTCTACAAGGTGAAGATACCCGAGGTGAAGGAGATCATTGAAGGCTGCATCCGCACGGATAAGAACGAGAG GTTCACCATCCAGGACCTCCTGGCCCACGCCTTCTTCCGCGAGGAGCGCGGTGTGCATGTGGAACTAGCGGAGGAGGACGACGGCGAGAAGCCGGGCCTCAAGCTCTGGTTGCGCATGGAGGACGCGCGGCGTGGGGGGCGCCCACGGGACAACCAGGCTATCGAGTTCCTGTTCCAACTGGGCCGGGACGCGGCCGAGGAGGTGGCACAGGAGATG GTAGCTCTGGGCTTGGTCTGTGAAGCCGATTACCAGCCAGTGGCCCGTGCAGTACGTGAACGGGTTGCCGCCATCCAGCGAAAGCGTGAGAAGCTGCGTAAAGCAAGGGAATTGGAGGCACTCCCACCAGAGCCAGGACCTCCACCAGCAACTGTGCCCATGGCTCCCGGTCCCCCCAGTGCTTTCCCCCCTGAACCTGAGGAGCCAGAGGCAGACCAGCACCAGCCCTTCCTTTTCCGCCACGCCAGCTACTCATCTACCACCT CGGATTGCGAGACTGATGGCTACCTCAGCTCCTCCGGCTTCCTGGATGCCTCAGACCCTGCCCTTCAGCCCCCTGGGGGGGTGCCATCTAGCCCAGCTGAGTCCCATCTCTGCCTGCCCTCG GCTTTTGCCCTATCCATTCCACGTTCTGGCCCTGGAAGTGACTTTTCCCCTGGGGACAG CTATGCCTCAGATGCAGCTTCAGGCCTTAGCGATGTGGGAGAAGGGATGGGACAAATGAGGAGACACCCAGGGAGGAATCTCCGGCGCAGACCCCGATCCCGGCTGCGGGTCACTAGT GTCTCAGACCAGAATGACAGAGTGGTTGAGTGCCAGCTACAGACCCATAACAGCAAGATGGTGACCTTCCGATTTGATCTGGATGGGGACAGCCCGGAAGAGATTGCAGCTGCCATG GTGTATAACGAGTTCATTCTGCCCTCGGAGCAAGATGGATTTCTCAGACGGATTCGGGAGATTATCCAGCGAGTGGAGACCCTGTTGAAGAGAGACACTGGCCCCATGGAGGCTGCTGAAGACACCCTAAGCCCCCAG GAGGAGCCAGCACCATTACCTGCCCTGCCCATCCCCCTCCCAGACCCATCCAATG AGCTCCAGAGCAGCAACTCCCTGGAGCACAGGAGCTGGGCAGCCTTCTCCACCTCATCTTCTCCTGGAACTCCTTTGTCTCCTGGAAACCCATTTTCCCCTGGAACCCCCATTTTCCCAGGTCCCATCTTCCCCATCGCTTCTCCCCCATGTCATCCTAGCCCTTCCCCATTCTCCCCCATTTCTTCCCAGGTCTCCTCAAATCCCTCTCCACACCCCACCAGCTCTCCACTTCCATTCTCCTCCAGCACACCTGAGTTTCCAGTCCCACTCTCTCAGTTTCCCCGGAGTTCTCTCCCCATGACTTCTCCACCTACATTCTCTCCCACTTGTTCTCAGGTCACTCTTAGTCCCCCTTTCTTTCCTCCATGCCCCTCcacttcttccctcccctccaccacagcagcccctctcctctctctggctAGTGCATTCTCACTGGCTGTGATGACTGTGGCCCAGTCCCTGCTGTCCCCCTCACCCGGGCTCCTTTCCCAATCTCCTCCAGCCCCTCCTAGTCCCCTCCCTAGCCTGCCGCTTCCCCCTCCCCTTGCTCCTGGTGGCCAGGAGAGTCCTTCACCCCACACAGCTGAGGTGGAGAATGAG GCCTCGCCACCTCCTGCTCGGCCTCTCCCAGGGGAAGCCAGGCTGGCGCCCATCTCTGAAG AGGGAAAGCCGCAGCTTGTTGGGCGTTTCCAAGTGACTTCATCCAAGGAACCAGCTGAGCCTCTTCCCCTGCAGCCAACATCCCCCACTCTCTCCGGTTCTCCGAAACCTTCAACCCCTCAGCTTACTTCAGAGAGCTCAGACACAGAGGACAGTGCTGGAGCCGGGCCAGAGACCAGGGAAGCTCTGGCTGAGAGCGACCGTGCAGCTGAGGGTCTGGGGGCTGGAGTTGAGGAGGAAGGAGATGATGGGAAGGAACCCCAAGTTGGGGGCAGCCCCCCACCCCTGAGCCATCCCAGCCCAGTGTGGATGAACTACTCCTACAACAGCCTGTGTCTGAGCAGCGAGGAGTCGGAAAGCAGTGGGGAAGATGAGGAGTTCTGGGCTGAGCTGCAGAGTCTTCGGCAGAA GCACTTGTCAGAGGTGGAAACACTACAGAcactacagaaaaaagaaattgaagatttGTACAGCCGGCTGGGGAAGCAGCCCCCACCGGGTATTGTGGCCCCAGCTGCTATGCTGTCCAGCCGCCAGCGCCGCCTCTCCAAGGGCAGCTTCCCCACCTCCCGCCGCAACAGCCTACAGCGCTCTGAGCCCCCAGGCCCTG GCATCATGCGAAGGAACTCCCTGAGTGGCAGCAGCACCGGCTCCCAGGAGCAGCGGGCAAGCAAGGGGGTGACATTCGCCGGGGATGTTGGCAGGATGGTGAGGGCGGGCCCAAGGGAGGGGGAGCCCAGGGAATCAGGGAATGGTACCTGGCTGCAGCTtcgccatcctcccaccttggaggTTTCttcatcactttttcttttccctccagtGAATTCAGAACAGAAGCCATGTATCTCCCCCACACCAGGGCCCACCATGGAGCTTGTGTTCTCAGAATCTGATGCTTTTCTGACCAACACAACTGAGCAAGGAAGATCCCAGCACTGA
- the WNK4 gene encoding serine/threonine-protein kinase WNK4 isoform X30 — translation MKPRVLQRWSRQILRGLHFLHSRVPPILHRDLKCDNVFITGPTGSVKIGDLGLATLKRASFAKSVIGTPEFMAPEMYEEKYDEAVDVYAFGMCMLEMATSEYPYSECQNAAQIYRKVTSGRKPNSFYKVKIPEVKEIIEGCIRTDKNERFTIQDLLAHAFFREERGVHVELAEEDDGEKPGLKLWLRMEDARRGGRPRDNQAIEFLFQLGRDAAEEVAQEMVALGLVCEADYQPVARAVRERVAAIQRKREKLRKARELEALPPEPGPPPATVPMAPGPPSAFPPEPEEPEADQHQPFLFRHASYSSTTSDCETDGYLSSSGFLDASDPALQPPGGVPSSPAESHLCLPSAFALSIPRSGPGSDFSPGDSHSVSFLFTSYASDAASGLSDVGEGMGQMRRHPGRNLRRRPRSRLRVTSVSDQNDRVVECQLQTHNSKMVTFRFDLDGDSPEEIAAAMVYNEFILPSEQDGFLRRIREIIQRVETLLKRDTGPMEAAEDTLSPQEEPAPLPALPIPLPDPSNAELQSSNSLEHRSWAAFSTSSSPGTPLSPGNPFSPGTPIFPGPIFPIASPPCHPSPSPFSPISSQVSSNPSPHPTSSPLPFSSSTPEFPVPLSQFPRSSLPMTSPPTFSPTCSQVTLSPPFFPPCPSTSSLPSTTAAPLLSLASAFSLAVMTVAQSLLSPSPGLLSQSPPAPPSPLPSLPLPPPLAPGGQESPSPHTAEVENEASPPPARPLPGEARLAPISEEGKPQLVGRFQVTSSKEPAEPLPLQPTSPTLSGSPKPSTPQLTSESSDTEDSAGAGPETREALAESDRAAEGLGAGVEEEGDDGKEPQVGGSPPPLSHPSPVWMNYSYNSLCLSSEESESSGEDEEFWAELQSLRQKHLSEVETLQTLQKKEIEDLYSRLGKQPPPGIVAPAAMLSSRQRRLSKGSFPTSRRNSLQRSEPPGPGIMRRNSLSGSSTGSQEQRASKGVTFAGDVGRMVRAGPREGEPRESGNGTWLQLRHPPTLEVSSSLFLFPPVNSEQKPCISPTPGPTMELVFSESDAFLTNTTEQGRSQH, via the exons GGACCCCGGAATTCATGGCCCCCGAGATGTACGAGGAAAAGTACGATGAGGCCGTGGACGTGTACGCGTTCGGCATGTGCATGCTGGAGATGGCCACCTCTGAGTACCCGTACTCCGAGTGCCAGAATGCCGCGCAAATCTACCGCAAGGTCACTTCG GGCAGAAAGCCGAACAGCTTCTACAAGGTGAAGATACCCGAGGTGAAGGAGATCATTGAAGGCTGCATCCGCACGGATAAGAACGAGAG GTTCACCATCCAGGACCTCCTGGCCCACGCCTTCTTCCGCGAGGAGCGCGGTGTGCATGTGGAACTAGCGGAGGAGGACGACGGCGAGAAGCCGGGCCTCAAGCTCTGGTTGCGCATGGAGGACGCGCGGCGTGGGGGGCGCCCACGGGACAACCAGGCTATCGAGTTCCTGTTCCAACTGGGCCGGGACGCGGCCGAGGAGGTGGCACAGGAGATG GTAGCTCTGGGCTTGGTCTGTGAAGCCGATTACCAGCCAGTGGCCCGTGCAGTACGTGAACGGGTTGCCGCCATCCAGCGAAAGCGTGAGAAGCTGCGTAAAGCAAGGGAATTGGAGGCACTCCCACCAGAGCCAGGACCTCCACCAGCAACTGTGCCCATGGCTCCCGGTCCCCCCAGTGCTTTCCCCCCTGAACCTGAGGAGCCAGAGGCAGACCAGCACCAGCCCTTCCTTTTCCGCCACGCCAGCTACTCATCTACCACCT CGGATTGCGAGACTGATGGCTACCTCAGCTCCTCCGGCTTCCTGGATGCCTCAGACCCTGCCCTTCAGCCCCCTGGGGGGGTGCCATCTAGCCCAGCTGAGTCCCATCTCTGCCTGCCCTCG GCTTTTGCCCTATCCATTCCACGTTCTGGCCCTGGAAGTGACTTTTCCCCTGGGGACAG TCAttctgtctcctttctctttACCAGCTATGCCTCAGATGCAGCTTCAGGCCTTAGCGATGTGGGAGAAGGGATGGGACAAATGAGGAGACACCCAGGGAGGAATCTCCGGCGCAGACCCCGATCCCGGCTGCGGGTCACTAGT GTCTCAGACCAGAATGACAGAGTGGTTGAGTGCCAGCTACAGACCCATAACAGCAAGATGGTGACCTTCCGATTTGATCTGGATGGGGACAGCCCGGAAGAGATTGCAGCTGCCATG GTGTATAACGAGTTCATTCTGCCCTCGGAGCAAGATGGATTTCTCAGACGGATTCGGGAGATTATCCAGCGAGTGGAGACCCTGTTGAAGAGAGACACTGGCCCCATGGAGGCTGCTGAAGACACCCTAAGCCCCCAG GAGGAGCCAGCACCATTACCTGCCCTGCCCATCCCCCTCCCAGACCCATCCAATG CAGAGCTCCAGAGCAGCAACTCCCTGGAGCACAGGAGCTGGGCAGCCTTCTCCACCTCATCTTCTCCTGGAACTCCTTTGTCTCCTGGAAACCCATTTTCCCCTGGAACCCCCATTTTCCCAGGTCCCATCTTCCCCATCGCTTCTCCCCCATGTCATCCTAGCCCTTCCCCATTCTCCCCCATTTCTTCCCAGGTCTCCTCAAATCCCTCTCCACACCCCACCAGCTCTCCACTTCCATTCTCCTCCAGCACACCTGAGTTTCCAGTCCCACTCTCTCAGTTTCCCCGGAGTTCTCTCCCCATGACTTCTCCACCTACATTCTCTCCCACTTGTTCTCAGGTCACTCTTAGTCCCCCTTTCTTTCCTCCATGCCCCTCcacttcttccctcccctccaccacagcagcccctctcctctctctggctAGTGCATTCTCACTGGCTGTGATGACTGTGGCCCAGTCCCTGCTGTCCCCCTCACCCGGGCTCCTTTCCCAATCTCCTCCAGCCCCTCCTAGTCCCCTCCCTAGCCTGCCGCTTCCCCCTCCCCTTGCTCCTGGTGGCCAGGAGAGTCCTTCACCCCACACAGCTGAGGTGGAGAATGAG GCCTCGCCACCTCCTGCTCGGCCTCTCCCAGGGGAAGCCAGGCTGGCGCCCATCTCTGAAG AGGGAAAGCCGCAGCTTGTTGGGCGTTTCCAAGTGACTTCATCCAAGGAACCAGCTGAGCCTCTTCCCCTGCAGCCAACATCCCCCACTCTCTCCGGTTCTCCGAAACCTTCAACCCCTCAGCTTACTTCAGAGAGCTCAGACACAGAGGACAGTGCTGGAGCCGGGCCAGAGACCAGGGAAGCTCTGGCTGAGAGCGACCGTGCAGCTGAGGGTCTGGGGGCTGGAGTTGAGGAGGAAGGAGATGATGGGAAGGAACCCCAAGTTGGGGGCAGCCCCCCACCCCTGAGCCATCCCAGCCCAGTGTGGATGAACTACTCCTACAACAGCCTGTGTCTGAGCAGCGAGGAGTCGGAAAGCAGTGGGGAAGATGAGGAGTTCTGGGCTGAGCTGCAGAGTCTTCGGCAGAA GCACTTGTCAGAGGTGGAAACACTACAGAcactacagaaaaaagaaattgaagatttGTACAGCCGGCTGGGGAAGCAGCCCCCACCGGGTATTGTGGCCCCAGCTGCTATGCTGTCCAGCCGCCAGCGCCGCCTCTCCAAGGGCAGCTTCCCCACCTCCCGCCGCAACAGCCTACAGCGCTCTGAGCCCCCAGGCCCTG GCATCATGCGAAGGAACTCCCTGAGTGGCAGCAGCACCGGCTCCCAGGAGCAGCGGGCAAGCAAGGGGGTGACATTCGCCGGGGATGTTGGCAGGATGGTGAGGGCGGGCCCAAGGGAGGGGGAGCCCAGGGAATCAGGGAATGGTACCTGGCTGCAGCTtcgccatcctcccaccttggaggTTTCttcatcactttttcttttccctccagtGAATTCAGAACAGAAGCCATGTATCTCCCCCACACCAGGGCCCACCATGGAGCTTGTGTTCTCAGAATCTGATGCTTTTCTGACCAACACAACTGAGCAAGGAAGATCCCAGCACTGA